A single genomic interval of Leptospira montravelensis harbors:
- a CDS encoding adenylate/guanylate cyclase domain-containing protein, producing MENESILEEERAKYAELEVLYQNIIDHSTEIENELLENNKKIQMYLDRMRRYLSPQLYEMITGSEVETSISHQRRKLTIFFSDIVGFTTITDSIEPEILSDCLNKYLDVMSSIAIKYGGTIDKFIGDAIMIFFGAPSFDNDKVHALNCVKMAIEMRDSLPALAEYWRQSGINHNLTCRIGINTGYVTVGNFGTNERMDYTIIGGPVNVASRLENASDAGEILISNATKSLIDEYIDTKPKGEIVVKGVHTPIETFQVIGLKNEQEKKENPFLKFDTDGFLLKPLHFDKLSTNPEERRLMQYALEKALAALK from the coding sequence ATGGAAAATGAATCCATTTTGGAGGAAGAGCGAGCCAAATATGCAGAATTGGAAGTCCTTTACCAAAACATCATTGATCATTCAACCGAGATCGAAAACGAACTATTAGAAAATAATAAGAAGATCCAGATGTATTTGGATCGTATGCGTCGTTACTTATCACCACAACTCTATGAAATGATTACTGGTTCCGAAGTGGAAACCTCCATTTCTCACCAAAGACGGAAACTCACTATTTTCTTTTCAGACATTGTAGGATTCACTACCATCACAGATTCGATCGAACCTGAAATTCTCTCGGACTGTTTGAATAAATATCTAGATGTCATGTCTAGTATTGCCATAAAATACGGTGGAACCATCGACAAATTTATCGGCGACGCCATTATGATTTTTTTTGGCGCTCCGTCATTTGATAACGACAAAGTCCATGCATTAAACTGCGTAAAAATGGCAATTGAAATGAGGGATAGTTTACCAGCATTAGCTGAATATTGGAGACAATCAGGAATTAATCATAACCTAACTTGTCGTATTGGAATTAATACAGGCTATGTGACAGTTGGAAATTTTGGAACCAATGAAAGGATGGACTACACCATCATTGGTGGACCAGTCAATGTAGCTTCCCGGTTAGAAAATGCCTCTGATGCTGGGGAAATCCTTATCTCTAACGCCACAAAATCACTCATAGACGAGTACATAGACACAAAACCTAAGGGTGAAATCGTAGTGAAAGGAGTTCATACACCGATTGAAACCTTTCAAGTGATCGGTTTAAAAAACGAACAAGAAAAAAAAGAAAACCCATTTCTAAAATTCGATACAGACGGATTCCTGCTCAAACCATTACATTTTGATAAACTGAGCACAAACCCCGAAGAACGCAGATTAATGCAATATGCATTAGAAAAAGCGCTTGCGGCTTTGAAA